Proteins from a genomic interval of Parvularculales bacterium:
- a CDS encoding RbsD/FucU domain-containing protein, with amino-acid sequence MLKGLDNRLNADVLHALRSAGHGDMIIICDTNFPAFSVAKHTSVGRLLQMENLTSAETAEAILSVLPLDTFVDDFACRMEMVDSPGEIPPVQAEVQAVIDSAEGKSRPMIGVERFAFYDLARMAHCVIQTGERRFYGCFMFRKGVIPPKA; translated from the coding sequence ATGCTCAAGGGACTTGATAACAGGTTGAACGCCGATGTTCTGCATGCGCTGAGGTCGGCCGGACACGGTGATATGATCATTATCTGCGATACGAATTTTCCGGCCTTCTCCGTGGCAAAACACACTTCTGTCGGCCGGTTGCTGCAGATGGAGAACCTCACCTCTGCGGAAACCGCCGAAGCGATACTGTCCGTCCTTCCGCTTGATACATTCGTCGATGATTTCGCCTGCCGTATGGAAATGGTCGACTCCCCCGGTGAAATTCCGCCCGTACAGGCTGAAGTGCAGGCCGTCATCGACAGTGCCGAAGGCAAATCCCGTCCGATGATCGGAGTGGAGCGCTTTGCTTTTTACGATTTGGCGCGCATGGCCCATTGTGTCATTCAAACGGGTGAACGCCGCTTCTACGGGTGCTTTATGTTCAGAAAAGGCGTCATCCCGCCGAAGGCATGA
- a CDS encoding ABC transporter substrate-binding protein — protein MIGKFKLLLGTCALALGLSTGAALADTELRMTWYNDGIEGEVMQGLLDRFEAENSDITVVLDVVPYKSIIESLPVQLAAGEGPDLARVTDLGGLSEHYLDMTPYLKDANYWRTNFGPFLKWLDPDGNAINGFMTQLTVTGPYINKTLFEQAGVALPGNKATWDDYATAVNKVADKLDIPIPMAWDRSGHRVSGPAIAMGAKMFDSAGNPALVDNGLKQMAQRLYDWHQDGTMSKDLWGSVSGSAYLGANEDFANAQTVMYMSGSWQIPQFAETIGDAFDWWAVPAPCGPAACTGMPGGAALVGLAGTDHPEEVAKLMDFLAQEKQLSEFYGKTLFIPGHLGLAESGVDFDTDDPRAKHALSTFSAAVPGISPVAFDLQGYANNRVMFNALISRLNEAIVGELTLDEAYERMTSDVEKELAEKERN, from the coding sequence ATGATTGGTAAATTTAAACTGCTTTTGGGAACCTGCGCTCTGGCGCTCGGACTCTCCACGGGAGCCGCGCTTGCTGATACCGAGTTGCGGATGACGTGGTACAATGACGGCATCGAAGGCGAAGTCATGCAAGGGCTTCTGGATCGTTTCGAGGCTGAAAATTCCGACATCACCGTCGTGCTCGATGTGGTGCCCTACAAATCCATTATCGAAAGCCTGCCGGTGCAGCTGGCCGCGGGTGAAGGCCCCGACCTTGCGCGTGTCACCGACCTCGGCGGCCTGTCGGAACATTACCTCGACATGACACCTTATCTTAAGGACGCCAATTACTGGCGGACCAATTTCGGCCCTTTCCTGAAGTGGCTGGATCCCGATGGGAATGCCATCAACGGCTTCATGACCCAGTTGACCGTGACCGGTCCATACATCAACAAGACCCTCTTCGAGCAGGCGGGAGTCGCGCTGCCCGGCAATAAAGCGACCTGGGACGACTACGCCACTGCGGTGAACAAGGTGGCCGACAAGCTGGACATTCCGATCCCGATGGCCTGGGACCGTTCCGGGCACCGTGTTTCCGGTCCGGCAATTGCCATGGGCGCGAAGATGTTCGATTCAGCCGGCAATCCCGCACTGGTGGACAATGGCCTGAAGCAAATGGCACAGCGTCTTTATGACTGGCATCAGGACGGCACCATGTCCAAAGATCTCTGGGGTTCGGTCTCCGGCTCGGCTTATCTTGGCGCTAACGAGGACTTCGCCAACGCACAGACAGTCATGTATATGTCCGGATCCTGGCAGATCCCGCAATTCGCCGAGACGATCGGCGATGCCTTTGACTGGTGGGCTGTTCCCGCACCATGCGGACCTGCCGCCTGTACCGGTATGCCTGGCGGTGCGGCACTAGTCGGACTTGCAGGGACCGATCATCCCGAGGAAGTCGCCAAACTTATGGACTTCCTCGCTCAGGAGAAGCAACTGTCAGAATTCTACGGCAAGACGCTCTTTATCCCCGGCCATCTCGGTCTGGCGGAGAGCGGCGTGGACTTTGACACCGACGACCCTCGTGCCAAGCATGCATTGTCGACCTTCTCTGCCGCTGTGCCCGGTATCTCGCCAGTGGCCTTCGACCTGCAGGGCTACGCCAACAACCGGGTGATGTTCAATGCGCTGATCTCGCGTCTGAACGAAGCCATTGTCGGCGAGTTGACGCTTGACGAAGCCTATGAGCGGATGACTTCCGACGTTGAGAAAGAGTTGGCTGAAAAGGAACGCAACTAA
- a CDS encoding sugar ABC transporter permease → MAQDSDLTFTGRLAGLAGAPVRLLFRMLELPLAAIQRGIGVRKMPWIFLLPNLAFFGLFVILPLFINFFYSLTGGIQLFPSDRPFVGTEQYGFLLECENITDPQTCREDRFWKGIYNTLVFVFFQVSFMVLFSLITALILNREIRARGFFRAVFFFPVLLSPVVVALIWKWILLRDGILNAFLVSIGLDKILFFVSPEWSMFWAIFVSIWAHMGFYTLILLAGLQAIPPDLYEAAEMDGTSSERVFWRITLPLLWPNMLVVIVLALIKGVQIFDEVFVLTGGGPGTATQFIVQYIYNTGFTNQVQNFGLASAASVVLGVALFVLTMAQLAATRRKDDA, encoded by the coding sequence TTGGCGCAGGACAGCGATCTTACATTCACTGGCCGTCTTGCCGGTCTTGCGGGTGCCCCTGTCCGGTTACTGTTCCGGATGCTCGAGCTGCCGCTTGCCGCAATCCAACGGGGCATCGGCGTCAGGAAAATGCCCTGGATCTTTTTGCTCCCGAATCTGGCGTTTTTTGGCCTTTTCGTCATCCTGCCCCTCTTCATAAATTTCTTTTACTCACTGACCGGAGGTATCCAGCTCTTTCCGTCCGACAGGCCTTTCGTCGGCACGGAGCAATATGGCTTCCTGCTGGAATGCGAGAACATTACGGACCCCCAAACCTGCCGTGAGGACCGGTTCTGGAAAGGCATTTACAACACCCTTGTCTTCGTCTTCTTCCAGGTGAGTTTCATGGTCCTGTTCTCGCTGATCACCGCACTGATCCTGAATCGCGAAATACGCGCCCGCGGATTTTTCCGCGCAGTGTTTTTCTTCCCCGTCCTGTTATCGCCGGTTGTTGTGGCGCTTATCTGGAAGTGGATCCTGCTGCGCGACGGTATCCTGAACGCATTCCTCGTCTCAATAGGGCTGGATAAGATTCTGTTCTTCGTCAGTCCCGAATGGTCGATGTTCTGGGCGATCTTCGTCTCGATCTGGGCCCATATGGGTTTTTACACCCTGATCCTGCTGGCCGGTTTGCAGGCGATCCCCCCTGATCTCTACGAGGCCGCCGAAATGGACGGCACCAGCTCAGAGCGTGTCTTCTGGCGGATCACTCTGCCGCTCCTCTGGCCCAACATGCTTGTGGTGATTGTGCTGGCGCTGATCAAGGGCGTTCAGATTTTCGATGAAGTTTTCGTGCTGACCGGTGGTGGCCCGGGTACAGCCACACAATTCATCGTCCAGTACATTTACAATACCGGTTTCACCAACCAGGTGCAGAATTTTGGTCTGGCTTCTGCCGCATCTGTGGTTCTAGGGGTGGCGCTCTTCGTCCTAACCATGGCTCAGCTGGCCGCAACCCGGAGGAAGGACGATGCCTGA
- a CDS encoding alpha/beta fold hydrolase gives MQSLTRAGLRRLLCLKDIVSPNGSVVGEYIEGKVRIRHYQLGPGRIPALSIAPVRHEPGSCAVLYCHAHGGAYGIGKSELLEGRPALLNPPLARAIAEAGAVVFCADMPGFGERQPEGSESALAKSALWTGQTLLGQMVSDQLLALAVLIEHEKPSRVATLGISMGGTLAYLVAALREDIAAVAHLCVFADIAPLIETGDHDLHGPYLTIPGLLPAYDMSDIAALVTPRYQLVATGGGDPLTPDSAYECAMARLTEAYGDHPERLTIIRDKNSGHCETELMREAVLAFLAARFEMTP, from the coding sequence ATGCAATCTTTAACAAGAGCCGGGTTAAGACGCCTTCTTTGCCTCAAAGACATTGTTTCCCCTAACGGGTCGGTGGTCGGGGAGTATATCGAAGGTAAAGTGCGGATACGGCATTATCAGCTCGGTCCGGGCCGCATACCCGCACTTTCCATCGCGCCTGTTCGGCATGAGCCCGGATCTTGTGCCGTGCTCTACTGTCATGCCCACGGAGGTGCCTACGGGATCGGGAAATCCGAGTTGCTTGAGGGCCGGCCTGCGCTCCTGAACCCGCCCCTGGCACGTGCCATCGCAGAGGCGGGCGCGGTAGTTTTTTGCGCCGATATGCCGGGGTTTGGTGAGCGCCAGCCGGAAGGATCCGAATCCGCACTCGCTAAGTCTGCTCTTTGGACCGGGCAAACGCTTCTTGGCCAAATGGTCAGTGATCAGCTTCTCGCCCTTGCTGTTCTCATTGAGCATGAGAAACCCTCGCGGGTCGCGACCCTTGGCATTTCAATGGGGGGTACGCTTGCCTATCTGGTGGCTGCGCTGCGTGAAGACATCGCGGCAGTAGCGCATCTCTGTGTTTTCGCCGATATCGCCCCGCTGATCGAAACCGGAGACCATGATCTTCATGGGCCGTATTTGACGATCCCGGGGTTGCTTCCTGCATATGATATGAGTGACATTGCCGCTTTGGTGACGCCAAGGTATCAACTTGTGGCGACTGGAGGCGGTGATCCGCTAACCCCGGACAGCGCCTATGAATGCGCAATGGCGCGACTTACAGAAGCCTATGGCGATCATCCCGAACGTCTGACGATCATTCGCGATAAAAACTCGGGACACTGCGAAACCGAGCTCATGCGCGAGGCGGTTTTGGCTTTTCTTGCAGCGCGATTTGAAATGACACCTTAA